In Lacinutrix sp. Bg11-31, the DNA window TGTAAGAATTTGCTACAAAATTTAAAAGTTTTTAATCTTTAAATTCCCAATGGTCTGCATAAATTCCGTAGAAATAATCCATTTCATATTTAACAACATAGTTTTCATCCCTATCAATCATTTCATTAATATTGTATGCAAATACTTTAATGTTGTTTTCTTTTAGAGCTTTAAAGAGTTCTAAGTTTTCAGCAAGCTTTAAGCGTGACATAGCAATATCTGTAATGTTTAGCGCTTTTAGTTTTTTTATTTTATTTCCCTTTAGATTAAAAATCACACGTTGTGAAGGCATGGCAGATTTAATATTGGCAGCAATACCTTCTTTTACAGCTTCCAAAGTAAATAGCTCCATCATTAACCTGTTTTTATCGATAAATAGTTCAGAAAAGGCGTTTGGTTCATTTACTTTATCGGTAATTAATATTGCATCCTTATGTTTTGTAAACCACTTATTAATAGCGTCCATATCTAATGGAGTATATTTTTCATGAATTTTATATTTTAAAAATTCATCTTTTGTAGTAGGAACATCTCCTTTGTATTTAGTTTTTTCTTTCCATTCGTCCCAATAGTGTGCAGCTACATATTTACCGTCACTAGTTTTTATAATATCAAGCTCAAACAACCTAAACCCTTTATTGTAGCTAGAATTTAAAGCCTCTAAAGAGTTTGTGTATGTGTGTTTGTCTATTATTCCTCCTGCATGAGCTATAAAACGCAAAGTGTCTTTTTTGTAAGAAGAAAATTTCTCTGATTTCTTCGGGATTAAAAATGGCTGAACTATAGCTCTAGAAAACCCAGAAATATTTAAGGCTGTGAGTGCGGTTATATTGTCTTTAATAAACTCATTTTTATTTCCAGTAACATAGTCGGTTAAAAAAGTTGCATTATGTTTAATTTGTGCACCATCCATAATAATTTTTGGTAAATCTATTTGGTAAAGTACCTGAGTTTTATAAGTTTCAATATTGTTCTTTGGAGCATTTGTAAAAATAAATAAACCTCTTTCACCAGTGTCATCAAAAATAGTATCGCTTCCCATTTTTAAGTGATCTGGAAATATATATACAGTGGTATTCTCTAACGCTCCTGTAGTTTGTAAATGAGTTAGAAAGCTTTTAAGCATATTATCTGTTGCAGCAACCATGTATTCAAGATTAGAATTTTGAGGAGCTATTATATCTTCAAAGCGATTGTCGTAAATACCATTTGGAAAATGCGTGCTTAATGTTGCAATAAATAAAGCAAAAGCTTTATTGTTACTTGTGTTTTTATCTACAATGTCTTTTGCTTTATCAAATAAATCTTTGTCTTGAATTTTTTCTTTTAATTCTGTCTTATCAATAATTTGGTCAATCTTAAGAGCGTACAGCATGTCGTTTGTTCCAGAAACCTTAGCATTGGCACTTAGGTAGGTTTTAGAATAATTTTCTTTATCTAAAATATGTGTAATTCCAGTAATATTAGAATGGTAGCTATTTTGAAAAATTTTATTATGATACGTTCCAAAATATGCAGGAAAACCAGTAATTGATGTGTAAAGAGAACCACTTGTCCACTTACTCCCTTCATTTTGATTTAAGTCTAAATAGGTCCAATCTTGATTAGTTTTCAAACTTCTAAGAAACGGAGTCAGGTCTTCAAACTTATCGCTTAAATATCCTTTTTCGAAAGATTCTAATGCAATAATAATTATGTTTTTTTTACTACTTGAAACTTTTAAATTTTCAGGTTTTACATAATCACTCATGTTGAGTGCTTCTAAATTTTTAGTAAAACCTTTATTGTCTACTTGTAAAGATTTAATAAGAGTATAGCTGGAGTTAATCACTCCTTTTGGTAAACTCATTGTAAAGAGCGCTAAAATTATTATTAAACTAGTTGCTGCTCTTAAGAGTTTTGGTTTTTTTATTTTAGAATTAAATGCAGCAAGAAGCATGCGAGATTTGTAGAAAACGTATGTTAATACAGTAATTAAAAAAACAATTAAAAAGATTTGAAATGTAAATAAATCCATCATTCCATCAATATCTCTTTTGTTAAAATGAATGATAAAACTATAACCTATATATGTTCTTACAATAAAAAGCGATGTTAATTGTAAAACACTAAAAGCACTTAATATAACAGAAGTGACAAAACGTAAAGCCTTATTTTTTAAAAATGAACAGAAAATAAAACAAATAATAATAAGCAGTGCCATATTTCCAAGGAGAAACACTTTTTCGTACAAGCTTATTTTAAGTAAATGAAGAATCATTATTTATAAAAATTCATCTCGTCTATATACTCCCAAACATTTTTTGGCAATAGAGGTTTAATGTTTTTGCCTTCTTTTATTGCTTTTCTAATCATGGTTGAAGAGATTTCCATGATTGGTGCATCTACCTTGTGTATTTTTTTATGTCCACTAAATTGAGTCTCCATTGTGCCTTCAGAAATTCTTGGATACACATAAATGTTATGATTCTCTAAGATAATCTCGTAGTTTTTCCATTTATGGAAGTTCTTTAAATTATCTTCTCCCATAATTAAAGAAAATTGATAGTCTGGATGTTTTTCTTGTAAATAGGTAAGTGTATTTATAGTGTAGTTAGGTTGCGGTAAATTAAATTCAATATTACTCTCTTTTAATTTGTTATAATCTTTAGTAGCAAGGTGCACCATTTCCAAACGTTGAAAATTATCTAATAAAGTGTTTTTCTTTTTAAAAGGATTGTGTGGTGTAACTACAAACCAAACTTGGTCTAAATCGCTATTCTCTACTAATTGATTGGCGATAATTAAGTGCCCAATATGGATTGGGTTAAAAGAACCGAAATAGAGACCTATATTCATCTTCGTTTGGTGTTATTTTTCAGTATCGGTTATTAAAAAATGTCCTACAAGGTTTTCGGCTTCTTGTAAGGCTTTTTCTAAATTGTCGTTTTCAATAATTACATCAAAAAGAGGAGCTGTAGCTAACTCTGCACTAGCTTTTGCTACACGCATGTTAATTTTATCGTCGCTTTCTGTTTTTCTTTTTTTAAGCCTAATTTTTAACTCATCTATACTTGGTGGTTTTACAAAAACAGATAGGGTTTGCTCTGGGAATTTTCGTTTTATACGTAAACCGCCAGAAACATCAATATCGAAAATAACGTTTTTGCCTAAAGCCCAAAGTCTTTCGACTTCTGTTTTTAAAGTACCATAGAAATTATCTCTATAAACTTCTTCCCATTCAAGGAAATCGTCGTCTTTAATATGTTGTTTAAAGTCGTTCGCAGATAAGAAGTAGTAATCTTCTGCATGCACTTCTGTGCCTCGTTTTTCGCGAGAAGTAGCAGAGATAGAAAATGCTAGGTTTAATGCTTCTTGTTTTAGTAAGTGCCTAACTATGGTTGTTTTTCCAGAGCCAGAAGGAGCAGAAAACACAATTAGTTTGCCTTGTTTAGGTTTGTCTTTATTCACTTCGGTATTCTTAATATATTAAAAAGGTCTTGACTAAGCTTGACCAAACGGTATAATTAAATGTCAATATATTGACTATAAAACGTTTAATAATTGTTCCTTAATTTTTTCTAACTCATCCTTCATTTGTACAACTAATTGTTGCATTGGAGCATAATTACTTTTAGAACCAATGGTGTTAATTTCTCTTCCCATTTCTTGACCAATAAAAGCTAGTTTTTTTCCGTTAGAATCTTTTGAGTTTAGTGTTGCAACAAAATACTCTAAATGGTTTTTTAAACGCACTTTTTCTTCCGTAATATCAAATTTTTCTATGTAGTAAACCAATTCTTGTTCAAAACGGTTCTCGTCGTACTTTTCTCTAAGGTCTTCAACGCCTTTTTTTAAGCGTTCGCGAACACCTTCAACACGTTCTGGATCCATAGTAAGTACTTGTTCTAATAAGTCTTCTATAGTTGCAACGCGGTTTTTAAAATCGGCTTCAAGAACTTTACCTTCATTTAAACGATAATCATTAATAGCAAGTATTGCTACTTTAATTTCAGCTTCAATTTTTGCCCATTCGGTATTGTCTATTTCTTCGCGCTCTGTATTTAAAGCGTCTGGAAAACGAACAGCCATTTTTAGGAGTTCGATCTCACTACCATCAACCACATTTTTAAGTTGTTGTATGTATTGCTTTACAACAGGTGTGTTAATTTTAGTCGAGGTGTCTTCAGCAGTAGCTTCAACATAAATAGAAAAATCTATTTTTCCACGATCTAACTCTTTAGCCATTAATTTACGTAAGTAAAGTTCCTTTTCTCTGTAAATAGAAGGCATTCTAGCATTCAAATCTAGATTTTTGCTATTAAGTGATTTTAGCTCAATTGTAATTTTTTTTGTTGGTAATTGTAAAACAGATTTACCATAACCTGTCATTGAATGTATCATATGCTTTTTATAAAAGTTGCACAAAGATAAGTAAAACAGAATCCTTAGAAAACTCCATATTGTTTTTACTTAATGCGGTAACTATTAAGTAAAAATAATATAGCTTTGTATTTCAAAATTTAAAAAAATGTATAAAAAAGAGTTCGAAATACGCTGGAGTGATATTGATGCTAATAGGCATTTAGCAAATTCAGCTTATACTAATTTTATGAGCCATACTAGAATGGCTTTTTTAGTAGAACACGGTTTTACCATGAAAGAATTAGCAATCCATAATATTGGACCAGTAGTTTTTTATGAGCACATGCATTATTTTAAAGAAGCTTTTATGGGACAACCTCTTACTGTATCTCTAGAAGTTTCTGGATTGAGTGAGGATGGTACATTTTTTAAATTCGATCATAATTTTTATAACTATAAAGGAGAAAACATAGCGTTTTGCGAAATGTTTGGTGCTTGGATAGATTTAAAGGCTAGAAAGATGACGAGTCTACCAAAAGTACTTGCAGACTTAGCAGATAAGTTTCCAAAATCTGAAGACTATAAAATTCTAACTAAAGAAGATACACGAGCACATGGTAGAACTCCAAAAAATTTAACGCTCTAGTTCTACTTTAGGCTTTTTTGTTACCAAATATACTCCTGCAAATATTAGTGTAGAGGCTATTATTTTTACTGGTGTTACAGTGTCACTTCCCATAATAATGGCAAAAATACCAGCAATTACTGGCTGTATGTAAATAAATGTGGTTACAGTAGAGGCTTTTAAATGTTTAAGCGCTAAAGGGTTTAGTAGGTACGTTCCAAATGTTGCACCAACAACTACAAAAAGCACTGAAAATAAAATATATGGTGTAAAAGTTGAAAATTGAGCAGTAACTAAATCATTATACCCAAAAGGGATTACCATAATTAATCCAAATAAAAATAACCAGCGTATAAATGTAAATGGATGGTATTTATTGGTTAGTTTTTTAATAATAATAATATAAATACTATAGGATATAGCGTTTATGAAAACTAACAAATTACCCAATAAAATATTGTCACCTTCTAAGTTAGATTTCCCATAGATGCTTAGTACGAAAGCACCGGAGAAACCTAAAATAACGCCAAAAATCTTTAATGTTGTAATGCTTTCTTTTAAGTAAAATGATGATAAAACCAATACAATAATTGGTACAGTTATCATAATAACCGAAGCATGGATGGGTGTTGTAAACTCTAGGCCTTTAAAAAAACAAAGCATATTTAGTGCAACGCCAAATATAGCTGCATAGAAGAAGGTTAAATAATCTTTTCGATCAATTTTTTCTCTAGGCCCTAAAAAACTAAATAACCAAAACAAAGCGGTTGCTCCTGCAACGCGTATTAATATAAAACCAAAAGGTTTTATATAACCACCAGAAATAACATCTTTAGCAAAAGTAAAAGTTAAGCCGTAAAGTAGCTGAACAGTAAATGCAGCAATTAATGCCCAATATCTAGTTTTCATCTAAAGCATTTTTTACAGCTTCAACATTTTGTTTAGAGTTTCCTATGTAGATTTTATTATTTAAAATAAAAACTGGTCGGCTTAAAAAAGTATAATGTTCTAAAATTAGATTCTTGTAATCTGTTTCAGTTAAATTCTGGGTTTTTAAATCGCGTTGCTTATAAAGTGTTGCTCTTTTACTAAAAAAGGCTTCGTAGCTTCCTGCTAGGTTTTTCATTTCTTCAATTTGAGCTTCTGTAATAGCTTCAGTTTTTATATTTTGAAGTACTACGTTTTCTGGTAGATCAAGCTCTTTTAAAATACGAATACAAGTGCTACAAGATTTTAAATAATATACTTTATTAGTCATCGAATTATCTGAATTCGTTTCCGTGAAAACGGAAATCTAGTTTTTACACTGCAAATTAAATTGATTTAAAACAGATTCTACTATATTTATAAAAAATTTGAACTATGGATTTTACTTTCGATGTCTTTGCCAAAACAAGAGGCTTTTTTAAAGCGTATTTAGACGAATTGTCATTAGCACAGCTTAATGCTATACCAAACGGATTTAATAATAATATCGTCTGGAATATTGGACACAGTATCGTAACAGAGCAAATTTTGGTTTATAAACTTTCTGGACTAAAACCTAATGTAAGTGAAGCGCTTATCGAGAAATATAAAAAAGGAACAAAGCCAGATGGCGAAGCAACACAAGAAGAAGTCGATGAGTTAAAAGCTTTAGCTTATTCTACAATAGAACATACAAAAGCAGATTTTGGCTCTAAAGTTTTTAGCACTTTTAATGAATATACTTTATCTACTACAGGAAATACATTAACAAACGTAAATCAAGCTATACAATTTGCACTTATTCACGAAGGGATGCATGCAGGATATATTTTAGCGATGTTGCGTGCTCTAAAAGTTTAAATAGTTATTTGCAACAGTATAAGGAATTGTAAATTCTATTACATTATTAGATGAAGAGTTAAAGGTGTCGTAGAAAACAATCACACCGTTTTCGCTAAAACCTAGGTTTTCTGGTAGTGTAAAAGTATCGGCTTCAAAAGCTTCTATTCTATCGTTGTTTGCAGAAAGGAGTTCTTTATCGTAGTATTTTTTTGCTAATGTTGTAAAAGCAAGAATATCATTTAATAAGTCTTTAGTTTTTAATTCTTGACCTGTTTTAACGTCAAAATTATAGAATCTAAATACTAAATTGCTATGTGCTCCACCAGTATTTATACTAGAGTTCATGGCTATAGATACTAAGGTTTCGCTTTCGTAAATTATTTCTCCATCGATTAAAACTTCCCAAGGAGGTAAAATTGTGTACAGTGTTTTTCCTATTTGTGTTTTAAAGTTTGTATAAGCTTTTTTAAAATCTTCAATACTTTCTTCTGTACTTGTTTTGGTTGCTGAAACGGCTTCAATGTTTAGTGCTGTGTTTACAAAATAAGCAAGTGTTGAGTTAATTTGTTTTGCGGCTTCTGTTTTGCCTTCGGCTTTTGGAATATTTATTTCTATAGTAGTCTCTCCTTCATCTATAATAGACGTTTCTATAAAATTAAGGGTAACTTCATCTTTACAAGAAAAAAAAACACTTGTTAAAAATATGAAACTAAAAATTTTTATTAATCTGAAAGATGAACTATTAAACATTGACTAAAGGTTTTAATGCAATTTATATACAACGAATTAAAGGTTATTTTTGTTGTAATCAAAAAAACTGAAAGTTATTTTTTAATTGAAATATAAACATATGAAATTTAACACAAAAACCATACACGGTAAACAGTATCCAGACAAAGCTTATGGAGCAGTCATGCCGCCAATATACCAAACCTCTACTTATGCACAGACAACGCCTGGAGGACATAAAGGTTTTGCATATTCAAGATCTCACAATCCTACACGTCACGCATTAGAAAACGCTTTTGCAAGTATAGAAAATGGCGAATTTGGTTTAGCTTTTGGCTCTGGTTTAGCAGCTATTGATGCCGTTTTGAAACTCTTAAAACCTGGCGATGAGGTGATTTCTACTAACGATCTTTATGGAGGAACGTACCGTTTATTTACTTCAATCTTTGAAGGATTTGGTATTAAATTTCATTTTGTAGGTATGGATAATGCTGCAAACATTGAAAACTATATAAACGATAAAACAAAACTAATTTGGGTAGAAACACCTACAAACCCAATGTTAAATATTATTGATATTAAAGCGGCTGCTTTAATTGCAAAAAAGCATGGTGTCTTATTAGCTGTCGATAATACTTTTGCAACGCCTTATTTACAACAGCCATTAGATTTGGGTGCAGATATCGTTATGCATTCTGCAACAAAATATATTGGTGGACATAGCGATTTGGTAATGGGAGCTTTAATTGTAAAGGATAAAGATTTAGCCAATAAATTATATTTTATACAAAATGCAAGTGGTGCCATTTGTGGACCGCAAGATGCCTTTTTAGCGCTACGCGGAATAAAAACACTGCATGTTAGAATGCAACGACATTGTGAAAATGGAAAAGCTGTAGCAGAATATTTAGCATCGCATCCAAAAGTTGAAAGTGTGTATTGGCCAGGTTTTAAAAATCATCCTAACCATAATATTGCAAAAGCTCAAATGAAAGATTTTGGAGGCATGCTTTCTTTTAATACAAAAGGAAATAATTATGAAGAAGCCATAAAAGTAGTTGAGAATTTAAAAATATTCACATTAGCCGAATCTCTTGGAGGAGTAGAGTCTTTAGCTGGACATCCAGCAAGTATGACGCATGCCAGCATACCAAAAAAAGAACGCGAAAAAATAGGTGTTGTAGATTCCTTAATTAGATTAAGTGTTGGTATTGAGGATGAAGAAGACTTAATAAACGATTTAAAACAAGCTTTAGGATAGCACTTGTTTTAACGCGTAAAAAAAGCTCAAGTTTAAACTTGAGCTTTTTTTTATGAAATTTTATTAGCGCTTAATCTAAATAATAAATGTATCCGAAGTTAAGCCATACTAACCAGTCGTTATATTTGTTGAATTCTAAATCATGGTCTAAACCATCTATTAAATCATTAAAATAATATTGACCTCTAAGGTCTATCATTAAATCTGCAGAGGTTGATAATTTATAACGTGCACCAATACTTGATACTACAGACCATGTACTTCCTCCACTAACATCTATAGGTTTTGAATTAGCATCTGTAAACCATGGAGCGTAATAAGTACTTCCTGTACCTGTGTAAGTAGAACTAACTTTAGGATTGAAAGATACATAATGCGCACCAAAACTAACAAAAGGAGCCCATTTATAGGAGAAAGCTTGAAATGAACGAATACTTAAAGGAAAGTATTCAATCTGCATTCCAATATCAAAATTATTTGCTTCACCTTTATGAGCTCTTAATCTTTTAGCATCTGCTCCTGTTTTTGCAGGATCTGCAAATTCTCCAAAATGCTCAAGTTTTGTTTTATTATAAGAAATTTCGGTTCTTAATTTAAAGTGATCATTAAAATAATTATCTGTAGTATAGCAGTTACAACTCGCTTGATAAGCAAAGTTTATATAATGCACAATTCCAATACCAAATCCTGTATTTCCAGCGTTGGTCTCAGTTTCACTTCTTAATCCATAATCCGATTTAAAGGCAACAGGACCAGTGATTATTCCTACTTCATGAGAAAATCCTAGTTGCGCAAAAGAAACTTGTGCAGTAAGAAGAATTATAATTAGTTTCGCTAAATGTTTTGAATCAAGCATAGTTATGTCCAAGAATTAGAGGCATTAAACGAACAAATATATAAAAACACGATAAACAAAAAAATATTATAGACAAAATGCATCATAATAATTTCAAACTAAAATAAATATAAAAAAATATTAGTTGCGAAATATAAAAAAAATAAACATCTTTTTTAAAGATAATGTATATTTGTACTACAAAACGAGGAACTCTATTATTAAAAACATAATTAGCCGGTTAAATGGAAAATAAAATTCAAGCATTTTTAGATTTAGTAAAAGAAAAAAATGGCCACGAGCCAGAATTTTTACAAGCTGTTCATGAGGTTGCAGAGACTGTAATCCCATTTATTGAAGAAAACCCTAAGTATCAAGGGAAAATGTTACTAGAGCGTATGGTAGAACCAGAACGCACAATAATTTTTAGAGTACCTTGGATTGACGATAAAGGAAATACGCAGGTAAACAGAGCTTTTAGGGTAGAATTTAATTCTGCTATAGGACCATATAAAGGAGGTTTACGCTTTCACCCATCTGTAAATTTAAGTATTCTTAAATTTTTAGGTTTTGAGCAAGTATTTAAAAATTCTCTAACCACTTTACCAATGGGTGGAGGAAAAGGAGGAAGTGATTTTAATCCAAAAGGAAAAAGTGACAACGAAGTGATGCGTTTTTGCCAATCATTCATGTCTGAGTTGTTTAGACACATAGGTGCAAATACAGATGTTCCTGCTGGAGATATTGGAGTTGGCGGTCGAGAAATTGGTTATATGTTTGGTCAATATAAAAGATTAGCAAATGAATTTACAGGAATATTAACAGGAAAAGGAATAAGTTATGGAGGCTCTTTAATTAGACCAGAAGCAACAGGTTATGGAACTGTATATTTTGCAAAAAATATGCTAGCGACTAAAAACGATTCTTTTAAGGGAAAAACAGTCGTTATTTCTGGATCTGGAAATGTAGCACAATATGCTTGTGAAAAAGCCACAGAATTAGGTGGAAAAGTAGTAACAATGTCTGATTCTTCAGGTTATATTTATGATGAAAACGGAATAGATGCTGAAAGATTAGCATTAATAATGGACATTAAAAATGTTAAACGTGGAAGAATAAGCGAGTATGTAGATACATATTCTTCGGCTAAATTCCATGAAGGAGAAAGGCCTTGGAGTGTAAATTGTGATGTGGCTATGCCATGTGCAACACAAAATGAACTTAATAAAGAAGAAGCGGAAGTTTTAGTAAAAAATAAAGTTCTTGTTGTTGCCGAAGGAGCAAACATGCCAACAACACCTGAAGCTATTGAAGTTTTACAAAAAGCAAAAGTATTATTCTCGCCAGGAAAAGCATCTAATGCTGGAGGTGTTGCAACTTCTGGATTAGAAATGAGTCAGAACTCTTTAAGATATAATTGGACAAGAGAAGAGGTAGATGCTAAACTTTACCAGATTATGAATGATATTCACGAATCTTGTGTAAAATACGGAACGCAAAAAGATGGTAGCGTAGACTACGTAAAAGGAGCGAATGTAGCTGGTTTTGTTAAGGTTGCAGATGCTATGCTAGCGCAAGGCGTTGTATAGTAATAGTATATTATATTAAAAAAAGCTTCCTTTTTAGGAAGCTTTTTTTGTTTTTGTATATATTTTTGCAATATTCTACGTTATATTAAGCTTAATTATAAGTTATGAAAATAAAACACCTAATATTAATATTGTTTTTCCCACTTTCTATCTATTCTCAAGACTACTCAAGAGATTGGAAAGGTTATTTTTCATTTTTAGATATAAATGACATCTCTCAAGGTTCTTCTAAGATTTTTGGAGCTGCTGAAAATGCAATTTTTATATATGATACTCAAACTAACGAAATAGAGGAGCTATCTACAATTAATGGTTTGTCTGGAGAAACCATTTCTAGCATACATTACGTAGAAGAAAATGGGTTGCTACTAATAGGTTTCGAAAATGGTTTAATGCAAGTTTATTTAGAATCTAGCCAAGAGGTAAAAACTGTAGTTGATATTTTAAATAAACCAACAATTCCTCCAACAGATAAGAGAATTAATGGTTTTAATATTTATAATGGTTTAGCTTATATTTCTACAAATTACGGTATTTCTCTTTATGATATTAATAATTTAGAATTTGGAGACACTTATTTTATTGGACCAAACGGATCTCAATTAATTGTTAATGATATTGCAGTATTTCAAAATGAAATTTATGTTGCAACAGAGAGTGGTTTTTACAAAGCAGATGTAGATAATCAAAATTTAATTGATTATCAGCAATGGGAACAAATTGGAATGGCAAATTGGGTTGAAATTGAATCTATTGGAGAAAAAGTGTTTATTGCAAGAGATAATACAATTTTGTATGAGATAGTTGGAGGTTCTTTTGTTCAGAGCGTAGATTATTCAGTCCAAATAAAAGACTTAAGAAAATTAAATAATCAACTTTTAGTTACAACGCTAAATGCGTTATTTTTATATAATACCGATCCTTTTAATGAAACCGCTGTAGTGATGTCTAATTCAGATTTTCCTACAAACTTCACTTCAGCTGTTATTAATGAAGAAAATGATATTTTTATTGGAACGCAAGGCGTATTTGTTAGTGGTAAATCTGGATATGGAATTTTAAAAACTAATCTTTCAGATTTAACGATAATGGAAGAGGTACATCCATCATGTCCACTTTCTAATGATGGATTTGCTATTAATGCTATTGATAATAATGTGTGGATGACTTATGGTGATTATTCAATTTCATACAATCCATTTCCTTTAAGAAAAAGAGGTTTTAGTCATTTAAAAGGTGAAGAATGGACAAATATTCCTTTCGATAGTGTCTTTGATGCGGTTAATCTTAATAAAATTCATGTTAATCCATTTAATACTAATAAGGTATATATTAGTTCATTTGTTCACGGATTAATAGAAGTTGAAGACGATGATCCTACTGTAATATATGGTGAGGACAATAGTACTTTTGTGTCTTCTTGGTCTGCAGGTGTAGATATTAGAAATGCAGGTTCTGTAATAGATCAAAATAATATTTTATGGTGTACTAATGCTAAAACAACAAGTCCATTAAAGTCTTTTAATTTAGAAACAGGAGAATGGAAATCTTATGATTTTAGTGAGATAATTTTAGATAGAAATACTGAGATTGGCTATGGATCTATTGCTGTAGACCAAAATGGAGTAGTTTGGGTTGGAGGACATAGAAAAGGTATTATTGGTTATAAACCTGATACAGGTGAATTACATAACATTGAATCTGAAGAGAAAAATGTACCATCTCCTACTGTAAGAACAGTAGTTGTCGATAAGCAAAATCAAGTTTGGTTTGGTACAGGAAAAGGTGTAAGAATAATATATAATGCTGATTCATTTTTTGATGACCCATCCTTTGAGCCTTCAGAGATTATAGTGCTTGACGATGGAACTCCTGTAGAATTGTTATATCAACAGTTTATTACAGATATTGAAGTTGATGGAGCAAATAACAAATGGATAGCAACCTTAAATACTGGAGCATATTATTTCTCATCAGATGGTCAAGAAACTATTTATCATTTTACAAAGGATAATTCTCCAATACCATCTAATAATATTTTAGATATTGCTTTAGACGAAACAAATGGTATTGTATACATGGCTACAGATAAAGGTCTTGTTTCTTTCAATAGTGAAACCTCTGTTCCAGATAGCGATCTTCAAGAAGCTTACGTTTACCCAAACCCAGTTAGACCAAACTTTAATATTAACGATGAGAAAATTAAAATTAAAGGTATTACCGGAAATGTAAACATAAAAATTACAGATATTGAAGGGAATCTTGTTACCGAAGCAGAGTCAAGAACTAATACAAAATTTAGTGGCTACAATCTAGAAATAGATGGTGGTACTGCGTTGTGGAATGGAAAAAACATGTCTGGACAAACAGTAGCCACAGGAGTTTATCTGGTTATGCTTTCAGATTTAGATTCATTCGAAACTAAAGTGCTTAAATTAATGGTCGTGAGATAATGTTGCTAACTACAAATGCAATAGTTTTATCTAAACTTAAGTATCGCGATAACGATTTAATAGTTAAATGCTACACCCAAAAAGAAGGTATAGTAAGTTATTTGTTAAAAGGCGTTTTAAAAACTAAAAAAGGTTCAAAAGTTGCTTATTATCAATTATTAACACAAC includes these proteins:
- the gdhA gene encoding NADP-specific glutamate dehydrogenase; this encodes MENKIQAFLDLVKEKNGHEPEFLQAVHEVAETVIPFIEENPKYQGKMLLERMVEPERTIIFRVPWIDDKGNTQVNRAFRVEFNSAIGPYKGGLRFHPSVNLSILKFLGFEQVFKNSLTTLPMGGGKGGSDFNPKGKSDNEVMRFCQSFMSELFRHIGANTDVPAGDIGVGGREIGYMFGQYKRLANEFTGILTGKGISYGGSLIRPEATGYGTVYFAKNMLATKNDSFKGKTVVISGSGNVAQYACEKATELGGKVVTMSDSSGYIYDENGIDAERLALIMDIKNVKRGRISEYVDTYSSAKFHEGERPWSVNCDVAMPCATQNELNKEEAEVLVKNKVLVVAEGANMPTTPEAIEVLQKAKVLFSPGKASNAGGVATSGLEMSQNSLRYNWTREEVDAKLYQIMNDIHESCVKYGTQKDGSVDYVKGANVAGFVKVADAMLAQGVV
- a CDS encoding PdaC/SigV domain-containing protein, producing MFNSSSFRLIKIFSFIFLTSVFFSCKDEVTLNFIETSIIDEGETTIEINIPKAEGKTEAAKQINSTLAYFVNTALNIEAVSATKTSTEESIEDFKKAYTNFKTQIGKTLYTILPPWEVLIDGEIIYESETLVSIAMNSSINTGGAHSNLVFRFYNFDVKTGQELKTKDLLNDILAFTTLAKKYYDKELLSANNDRIEAFEADTFTLPENLGFSENGVIVFYDTFNSSSNNVIEFTIPYTVANNYLNF
- a CDS encoding DinB family protein encodes the protein MDFTFDVFAKTRGFFKAYLDELSLAQLNAIPNGFNNNIVWNIGHSIVTEQILVYKLSGLKPNVSEALIEKYKKGTKPDGEATQEEVDELKALAYSTIEHTKADFGSKVFSTFNEYTLSTTGNTLTNVNQAIQFALIHEGMHAGYILAMLRALKV
- a CDS encoding cystathionine gamma-synthase, encoding MKFNTKTIHGKQYPDKAYGAVMPPIYQTSTYAQTTPGGHKGFAYSRSHNPTRHALENAFASIENGEFGLAFGSGLAAIDAVLKLLKPGDEVISTNDLYGGTYRLFTSIFEGFGIKFHFVGMDNAANIENYINDKTKLIWVETPTNPMLNIIDIKAAALIAKKHGVLLAVDNTFATPYLQQPLDLGADIVMHSATKYIGGHSDLVMGALIVKDKDLANKLYFIQNASGAICGPQDAFLALRGIKTLHVRMQRHCENGKAVAEYLASHPKVESVYWPGFKNHPNHNIAKAQMKDFGGMLSFNTKGNNYEEAIKVVENLKIFTLAESLGGVESLAGHPASMTHASIPKKEREKIGVVDSLIRLSVGIEDEEDLINDLKQALG
- a CDS encoding glutamate dehydrogenase, which gives rise to MLDSKHLAKLIIILLTAQVSFAQLGFSHEVGIITGPVAFKSDYGLRSETETNAGNTGFGIGIVHYINFAYQASCNCYTTDNYFNDHFKLRTEISYNKTKLEHFGEFADPAKTGADAKRLRAHKGEANNFDIGMQIEYFPLSIRSFQAFSYKWAPFVSFGAHYVSFNPKVSSTYTGTGSTYYAPWFTDANSKPIDVSGGSTWSVVSSIGARYKLSTSADLMIDLRGQYYFNDLIDGLDHDLEFNKYNDWLVWLNFGYIYYLD